The Alosa sapidissima isolate fAloSap1 chromosome 5, fAloSap1.pri, whole genome shotgun sequence genome has a window encoding:
- the picalma gene encoding phosphatidylinositol binding clathrin assembly protein a isoform X26 has protein sequence MSGQSITDRITAAQHSVTGSAVSKTVCKATTHEIMGPKKKHLDYLIQCTNEMNVNIPQLADTLFERTTNTSWVVVFKSLIATHHLMVYGNERFIQYLASRNTLFNLSNFLDKSGLQGYDMSTFIRRYSRYLNEKAVSYRQVAFDFTKVKRGADGVMRTMNTEKLLKTIPIIQNQMDALLDFNVNANELTNGVINAAFMLLFKDAIRLFAAYNEGIINLLEKYFDMKKTQCKEGLDIYKKFLTRMTRISEFLKVAEQVGIDRGDIPDLSQFTVCAPSSLLDALEQHLASLEGKKVKDSTAASRASTLSNAVSSLANTGISFTKVDEREKQAALEEEQARLKALKEQRLKELSKKPPSSATTAASPVSTGGSINTAPAIDLFSTPSSTNSTSKMPSDLLDLQPTFQPTLPLSTGLPVANTWGGFSASPAPQPQTSRGLNVDFDSVFGNQSTSANSADAAVALSNQGLTLSAQQPGKLVSDDLDSSLANLVGNLGIGNGTTKNDLHWSQPGEKRLTGGTNWQPKTAPSTTWNPATMNGMHFPQYAPSVMAFPATTPTGMMAYGMPPQMGSVAMMTQPTMMYTQPVMRPANPFGPVSGAQHSAASSPSSQSPLRAPGQDPFAQLSLKDFL, from the exons ACCTGATTCAGTGCACCAATGAGATGAACGTGAACATCCCACAGCTGGCCGACACGCTGTTTGAGAGGACCACCAACACCAGCTGGGTGGTCGTCTTCAAGTCTCTCATCGCAACACACCACCTCATGGTCTACGGCAACGAg AGGTTTATTCAGTACTTGGCCTCAAGAAACACATTATTCAACCTCAGTAATTTTTTGGACAAAAGTGGGTTACAAG GCTATGACATGTCAACCTTCATCCGAAGGTATAGCCGCTATCTGAATGAGAAGGCTGTGTCTTACCGCCAAGTCGCTTTTGACTTCACAAAAGTAAAAAGAGG ggCGGATGGGGTCATGAGGACGATGAACACTGAGAAACTCTTGAAGACCATCCCAATCATCCAGAATCAGATGGATGCCCTTCTTGATTTCAAT GTCAATGCCAATGAACTCACAAATGGGGTCATCAATGCTGCCTTCATGCTTCTGTTCAAAGATGCCATACGACTGTTTGCTGCCTATAATGAAGGGATAATCAACCTACTTG AGAAGTACTTTGATATGAAGAAAACCCAGTGTAAAGAGGGTCTTGACATTTACAAGAAATTCCTCACGCGAATGACAAGAATCTCAGAGTTTCTCAAAGTTGCTGAG CAAGTGGGAATTGACCGAGGCGATATACCAGATCTCTCCCAG TTTACAGTTTGT GCCCCAAGCAGCCTTCTGGACGCATTAGAACAGCACTTGGCTTCCTtagaagggaaaaaagtgaaagattCCACAGCAGCAAGCAG AGCCAGCACTCTGTCCAACGCCGTCTCCTCACTAGCCAACACGGGCATATCCTTCACCAAAGTGGATGAAAGGGAAAAACAGGCCGCTCTAGAGGAGGAGCAGGCTCGCTTGAAAGCTCTTAAG GAACAGCGTCTCAAAGAACTCTCCAAGAAGCCCCCCTCCTCCGCCACCACGGCTGCATCTCCCGTGTCAACAGGAGGGAGCATCAACACCGCCCCTGCCATCGACCTTTTCTCAACACCCAGCTCCACAAACAG CACTTCGAAGATGCCGAGTGACCTCCTGGACCTGCAGCCAACATTTCAGCCAACACTGCCTCTCTCAACAGGCTTGCCTGTGGCAAACACCTGGGGGG GGTTCTCAGCATCTCCTGCCCCTCAACCACAGACCTCAAGAGGCCTTAACGTTGACTTTGACTCTGTGTTTGGCAATCAGTCAACCTCTGCTAACAGCGCCGACGCTGCTG TAGCCCTCTCCAACCAGGGACTGACCCTCAGCGCTCAGCAGCCAGGCAAACTGGTGTCGGATGACTTGGACTCTTCCTTGGCCAACCTCGTGGGCA ATCTTGGAATTGGTAATGgaacaacaaaaaa TGACCTTCACTGGAGTCAGCCTGGGGAGAAGAGACTAACAGGTGGAACAAACTGGCAACCAAAGACTGCCCCTTCAACCACATGGAACCCTGCCACCATG AACGGCATGCATTTCCCACAATAC GCACCATCTGTCATGGCCTTCCCTGCAACGACGCCCACAGGAATGATGGCATATGGAATG CCTCCTCAGATGGGCTCCGTGGCTATGATGACTCAGCCCACCATGATGTACACCCAGCCGGTCATGAGGCCGGCCAACCCTTTTGGCCCAGTCTCAGGCGCACAG CACTCGGCCGCCTCTAGTCCCTCCAGTCAGAGTCCCCTCAGAGCTCCAGGACAGGACCCCTTTGCACAGCTCTCTCTCAAGGATTTCTTGTAG
- the picalma gene encoding phosphatidylinositol binding clathrin assembly protein a isoform X28, translating into MSGQSITDRITAAQHSVTGSAVSKTVCKATTHEIMGPKKKHLDYLIQCTNEMNVNIPQLADTLFERTTNTSWVVVFKSLIATHHLMVYGNERFIQYLASRNTLFNLSNFLDKSGLQGYDMSTFIRRYSRYLNEKAVSYRQVAFDFTKVKRGADGVMRTMNTEKLLKTIPIIQNQMDALLDFNVNANELTNGVINAAFMLLFKDAIRLFAAYNEGIINLLEKYFDMKKTQCKEGLDIYKKFLTRMTRISEFLKVAEQVGIDRGDIPDLSQAPSSLLDALEQHLASLEGKKVKDSTAASRASTLSNAVSSLANTGISFTKVDEREKQAALEEEQARLKALKEQRLKELSKKPPSSATTAASPVSTGGSINTAPAIDLFSTPSSTNSTSKMPSDLLDLQPTFQPTLPLSTGLPVANTWGGFSASPAPQPQTSRGLNVDFDSVFGNQSTSANSADAAGGILKPTVALSNQGLTLSAQQPGKLVSDDLDSSLANLVGNLGIGNGTTKNDLHWSQPGEKRLTGGTNWQPKTAPSTTWNPATMAPSVMAFPATTPTGMMAYGMPPQMGSVAMMTQPTMMYTQPVMRPANPFGPVSGAQHSAASSPSSQSPLRAPGQDPFAQLSLKDFL; encoded by the exons ACCTGATTCAGTGCACCAATGAGATGAACGTGAACATCCCACAGCTGGCCGACACGCTGTTTGAGAGGACCACCAACACCAGCTGGGTGGTCGTCTTCAAGTCTCTCATCGCAACACACCACCTCATGGTCTACGGCAACGAg AGGTTTATTCAGTACTTGGCCTCAAGAAACACATTATTCAACCTCAGTAATTTTTTGGACAAAAGTGGGTTACAAG GCTATGACATGTCAACCTTCATCCGAAGGTATAGCCGCTATCTGAATGAGAAGGCTGTGTCTTACCGCCAAGTCGCTTTTGACTTCACAAAAGTAAAAAGAGG ggCGGATGGGGTCATGAGGACGATGAACACTGAGAAACTCTTGAAGACCATCCCAATCATCCAGAATCAGATGGATGCCCTTCTTGATTTCAAT GTCAATGCCAATGAACTCACAAATGGGGTCATCAATGCTGCCTTCATGCTTCTGTTCAAAGATGCCATACGACTGTTTGCTGCCTATAATGAAGGGATAATCAACCTACTTG AGAAGTACTTTGATATGAAGAAAACCCAGTGTAAAGAGGGTCTTGACATTTACAAGAAATTCCTCACGCGAATGACAAGAATCTCAGAGTTTCTCAAAGTTGCTGAG CAAGTGGGAATTGACCGAGGCGATATACCAGATCTCTCCCAG GCCCCAAGCAGCCTTCTGGACGCATTAGAACAGCACTTGGCTTCCTtagaagggaaaaaagtgaaagattCCACAGCAGCAAGCAG AGCCAGCACTCTGTCCAACGCCGTCTCCTCACTAGCCAACACGGGCATATCCTTCACCAAAGTGGATGAAAGGGAAAAACAGGCCGCTCTAGAGGAGGAGCAGGCTCGCTTGAAAGCTCTTAAG GAACAGCGTCTCAAAGAACTCTCCAAGAAGCCCCCCTCCTCCGCCACCACGGCTGCATCTCCCGTGTCAACAGGAGGGAGCATCAACACCGCCCCTGCCATCGACCTTTTCTCAACACCCAGCTCCACAAACAG CACTTCGAAGATGCCGAGTGACCTCCTGGACCTGCAGCCAACATTTCAGCCAACACTGCCTCTCTCAACAGGCTTGCCTGTGGCAAACACCTGGGGGG GGTTCTCAGCATCTCCTGCCCCTCAACCACAGACCTCAAGAGGCCTTAACGTTGACTTTGACTCTGTGTTTGGCAATCAGTCAACCTCTGCTAACAGCGCCGACGCTGCTG GTGGAATCCTGAAACCCACAGTAGCCCTCTCCAACCAGGGACTGACCCTCAGCGCTCAGCAGCCAGGCAAACTGGTGTCGGATGACTTGGACTCTTCCTTGGCCAACCTCGTGGGCA ATCTTGGAATTGGTAATGgaacaacaaaaaa TGACCTTCACTGGAGTCAGCCTGGGGAGAAGAGACTAACAGGTGGAACAAACTGGCAACCAAAGACTGCCCCTTCAACCACATGGAACCCTGCCACCATG GCACCATCTGTCATGGCCTTCCCTGCAACGACGCCCACAGGAATGATGGCATATGGAATG CCTCCTCAGATGGGCTCCGTGGCTATGATGACTCAGCCCACCATGATGTACACCCAGCCGGTCATGAGGCCGGCCAACCCTTTTGGCCCAGTCTCAGGCGCACAG CACTCGGCCGCCTCTAGTCCCTCCAGTCAGAGTCCCCTCAGAGCTCCAGGACAGGACCCCTTTGCACAGCTCTCTCTCAAGGATTTCTTGTAG
- the picalma gene encoding phosphatidylinositol binding clathrin assembly protein a isoform X34, protein MSGQSITDRITAAQHSVTGSAVSKTVCKATTHEIMGPKKKHLDYLIQCTNEMNVNIPQLADTLFERTTNTSWVVVFKSLIATHHLMVYGNERFIQYLASRNTLFNLSNFLDKSGLQGYDMSTFIRRYSRYLNEKAVSYRQVAFDFTKVKRGADGVMRTMNTEKLLKTIPIIQNQMDALLDFNVNANELTNGVINAAFMLLFKDAIRLFAAYNEGIINLLEKYFDMKKTQCKEGLDIYKKFLTRMTRISEFLKVAEQVGIDRGDIPDLSQAPSSLLDALEQHLASLEGKKVKDSTAASRASTLSNAVSSLANTGISFTKVDEREKQAALEEEQARLKALKEQRLKELSKKPPSSATTAASPVSTGGSINTAPAIDLFSTPSSTNSTSKMPSDLLDLQPTFQPTLPLSTGLPVANTWGDPFTSSDAVDDSIPNLNPFLTNPVIDALHLPVVSSDGLSFSSRTPSHEMFGDYYNPFNDSSCSVASNHESTASIEPCITDSFCGPAPYPNTPLFQSEPSAVAGLFGGFSASPAPQPQTSRGLNVDFDSVFGNQSTSANSADAAGGILKPTVALSNQGLTLSAQQPGKLVSDDLDSSLANLVGNLGIGNGTTKNDLHWSQPGEKRLTGGTNWQPKTAPSTTWNPATMAPSVMAFPATTPTGMMAYGMPPQMGSVAMMTQPTMMYTQPVMRPANPFGPVSGAQHSAASSPSSQSPLRAPGQDPFAQLSLKDFL, encoded by the exons ACCTGATTCAGTGCACCAATGAGATGAACGTGAACATCCCACAGCTGGCCGACACGCTGTTTGAGAGGACCACCAACACCAGCTGGGTGGTCGTCTTCAAGTCTCTCATCGCAACACACCACCTCATGGTCTACGGCAACGAg AGGTTTATTCAGTACTTGGCCTCAAGAAACACATTATTCAACCTCAGTAATTTTTTGGACAAAAGTGGGTTACAAG GCTATGACATGTCAACCTTCATCCGAAGGTATAGCCGCTATCTGAATGAGAAGGCTGTGTCTTACCGCCAAGTCGCTTTTGACTTCACAAAAGTAAAAAGAGG ggCGGATGGGGTCATGAGGACGATGAACACTGAGAAACTCTTGAAGACCATCCCAATCATCCAGAATCAGATGGATGCCCTTCTTGATTTCAAT GTCAATGCCAATGAACTCACAAATGGGGTCATCAATGCTGCCTTCATGCTTCTGTTCAAAGATGCCATACGACTGTTTGCTGCCTATAATGAAGGGATAATCAACCTACTTG AGAAGTACTTTGATATGAAGAAAACCCAGTGTAAAGAGGGTCTTGACATTTACAAGAAATTCCTCACGCGAATGACAAGAATCTCAGAGTTTCTCAAAGTTGCTGAG CAAGTGGGAATTGACCGAGGCGATATACCAGATCTCTCCCAG GCCCCAAGCAGCCTTCTGGACGCATTAGAACAGCACTTGGCTTCCTtagaagggaaaaaagtgaaagattCCACAGCAGCAAGCAG AGCCAGCACTCTGTCCAACGCCGTCTCCTCACTAGCCAACACGGGCATATCCTTCACCAAAGTGGATGAAAGGGAAAAACAGGCCGCTCTAGAGGAGGAGCAGGCTCGCTTGAAAGCTCTTAAG GAACAGCGTCTCAAAGAACTCTCCAAGAAGCCCCCCTCCTCCGCCACCACGGCTGCATCTCCCGTGTCAACAGGAGGGAGCATCAACACCGCCCCTGCCATCGACCTTTTCTCAACACCCAGCTCCACAAACAG CACTTCGAAGATGCCGAGTGACCTCCTGGACCTGCAGCCAACATTTCAGCCAACACTGCCTCTCTCAACAGGCTTGCCTGTGGCAAACACCTGGGGGG ATCCTTTCACTTCTTCTGACGCTGTCGATGACTCCATTCCAAACTTAAACCCTTTCCTTACAAACCCTGTTATCGATGCTCTTCATCTACCTGTTGTGTCTTCAGATGGTCTTAGTTTTTCTTCTAGGACACCCAGTCATGAAATGTTTGGTG ATTATTACAATCCCTTTAATGATTCGAGCTGTTCTGTTGCATCCAATCATGAAAGCACAGCTTCCATAGAGCCGTGCATCACAG ACTCCTTCTGTGGTCCAGCACCTTACCCTAACACTCCTCTCTTCCAATCTGAGCCCTCTGCTGTAGCAGGCCTATTTGGAG GGTTCTCAGCATCTCCTGCCCCTCAACCACAGACCTCAAGAGGCCTTAACGTTGACTTTGACTCTGTGTTTGGCAATCAGTCAACCTCTGCTAACAGCGCCGACGCTGCTG GTGGAATCCTGAAACCCACAGTAGCCCTCTCCAACCAGGGACTGACCCTCAGCGCTCAGCAGCCAGGCAAACTGGTGTCGGATGACTTGGACTCTTCCTTGGCCAACCTCGTGGGCA ATCTTGGAATTGGTAATGgaacaacaaaaaa TGACCTTCACTGGAGTCAGCCTGGGGAGAAGAGACTAACAGGTGGAACAAACTGGCAACCAAAGACTGCCCCTTCAACCACATGGAACCCTGCCACCATG GCACCATCTGTCATGGCCTTCCCTGCAACGACGCCCACAGGAATGATGGCATATGGAATG CCTCCTCAGATGGGCTCCGTGGCTATGATGACTCAGCCCACCATGATGTACACCCAGCCGGTCATGAGGCCGGCCAACCCTTTTGGCCCAGTCTCAGGCGCACAG CACTCGGCCGCCTCTAGTCCCTCCAGTCAGAGTCCCCTCAGAGCTCCAGGACAGGACCCCTTTGCACAGCTCTCTCTCAAGGATTTCTTGTAG
- the picalma gene encoding phosphatidylinositol binding clathrin assembly protein a isoform X6 — protein MSGQSITDRITAAQHSVTGSAVSKTVCKATTHEIMGPKKKHLDYLIQCTNEMNVNIPQLADTLFERTTNTSWVVVFKSLIATHHLMVYGNERFIQYLASRNTLFNLSNFLDKSGLQGYDMSTFIRRYSRYLNEKAVSYRQVAFDFTKVKRGADGVMRTMNTEKLLKTIPIIQNQMDALLDFNVNANELTNGVINAAFMLLFKDAIRLFAAYNEGIINLLEKYFDMKKTQCKEGLDIYKKFLTRMTRISEFLKVAEQVGIDRGDIPDLSQFTVCAPSSLLDALEQHLASLEGKKVKDSTAASRASTLSNAVSSLANTGISFTKVDEREKQAALEEEQARLKALKEQRLKELSKKPPSSATTAASPVSTGGSINTAPAIDLFSTPSSTNSTSKMPSDLLDLQPTFQPTLPLSTGLPVANTWGDPFTSSDAVDDSIPNLNPFLTNPVIDALHLPVVSSDGLSFSSRTPSHEMFGDYYNPFNDSSCSVASNHESTASIEPCITDSFCGPAPYPNTPLFQSEPSAVAGLFGGFSASPAPQPQTSRGLNVDFDSVFGNQSTSANSADAAEMQSQNPLTDTAVVASSLALSNQGLTLSAQQPGKLVSDDLDSSLANLVGNLGIGNGTTKNDLHWSQPGEKRLTGGTNWQPKTAPSTTWNPATMNGMHFPQYAPSVMAFPATTPTGMMAYGMPPQMGSVAMMTQPTMMYTQPVMRPANPFGPVSGAQHSAASSPSSQSPLRAPGQDPFAQLSLKDFL, from the exons ACCTGATTCAGTGCACCAATGAGATGAACGTGAACATCCCACAGCTGGCCGACACGCTGTTTGAGAGGACCACCAACACCAGCTGGGTGGTCGTCTTCAAGTCTCTCATCGCAACACACCACCTCATGGTCTACGGCAACGAg AGGTTTATTCAGTACTTGGCCTCAAGAAACACATTATTCAACCTCAGTAATTTTTTGGACAAAAGTGGGTTACAAG GCTATGACATGTCAACCTTCATCCGAAGGTATAGCCGCTATCTGAATGAGAAGGCTGTGTCTTACCGCCAAGTCGCTTTTGACTTCACAAAAGTAAAAAGAGG ggCGGATGGGGTCATGAGGACGATGAACACTGAGAAACTCTTGAAGACCATCCCAATCATCCAGAATCAGATGGATGCCCTTCTTGATTTCAAT GTCAATGCCAATGAACTCACAAATGGGGTCATCAATGCTGCCTTCATGCTTCTGTTCAAAGATGCCATACGACTGTTTGCTGCCTATAATGAAGGGATAATCAACCTACTTG AGAAGTACTTTGATATGAAGAAAACCCAGTGTAAAGAGGGTCTTGACATTTACAAGAAATTCCTCACGCGAATGACAAGAATCTCAGAGTTTCTCAAAGTTGCTGAG CAAGTGGGAATTGACCGAGGCGATATACCAGATCTCTCCCAG TTTACAGTTTGT GCCCCAAGCAGCCTTCTGGACGCATTAGAACAGCACTTGGCTTCCTtagaagggaaaaaagtgaaagattCCACAGCAGCAAGCAG AGCCAGCACTCTGTCCAACGCCGTCTCCTCACTAGCCAACACGGGCATATCCTTCACCAAAGTGGATGAAAGGGAAAAACAGGCCGCTCTAGAGGAGGAGCAGGCTCGCTTGAAAGCTCTTAAG GAACAGCGTCTCAAAGAACTCTCCAAGAAGCCCCCCTCCTCCGCCACCACGGCTGCATCTCCCGTGTCAACAGGAGGGAGCATCAACACCGCCCCTGCCATCGACCTTTTCTCAACACCCAGCTCCACAAACAG CACTTCGAAGATGCCGAGTGACCTCCTGGACCTGCAGCCAACATTTCAGCCAACACTGCCTCTCTCAACAGGCTTGCCTGTGGCAAACACCTGGGGGG ATCCTTTCACTTCTTCTGACGCTGTCGATGACTCCATTCCAAACTTAAACCCTTTCCTTACAAACCCTGTTATCGATGCTCTTCATCTACCTGTTGTGTCTTCAGATGGTCTTAGTTTTTCTTCTAGGACACCCAGTCATGAAATGTTTGGTG ATTATTACAATCCCTTTAATGATTCGAGCTGTTCTGTTGCATCCAATCATGAAAGCACAGCTTCCATAGAGCCGTGCATCACAG ACTCCTTCTGTGGTCCAGCACCTTACCCTAACACTCCTCTCTTCCAATCTGAGCCCTCTGCTGTAGCAGGCCTATTTGGAG GGTTCTCAGCATCTCCTGCCCCTCAACCACAGACCTCAAGAGGCCTTAACGTTGACTTTGACTCTGTGTTTGGCAATCAGTCAACCTCTGCTAACAGCGCCGACGCTGCTG aGATGCAGTCTCAAAACCCACTCACAGATACGGCTGTGGTAGCTTCATCAT TAGCCCTCTCCAACCAGGGACTGACCCTCAGCGCTCAGCAGCCAGGCAAACTGGTGTCGGATGACTTGGACTCTTCCTTGGCCAACCTCGTGGGCA ATCTTGGAATTGGTAATGgaacaacaaaaaa TGACCTTCACTGGAGTCAGCCTGGGGAGAAGAGACTAACAGGTGGAACAAACTGGCAACCAAAGACTGCCCCTTCAACCACATGGAACCCTGCCACCATG AACGGCATGCATTTCCCACAATAC GCACCATCTGTCATGGCCTTCCCTGCAACGACGCCCACAGGAATGATGGCATATGGAATG CCTCCTCAGATGGGCTCCGTGGCTATGATGACTCAGCCCACCATGATGTACACCCAGCCGGTCATGAGGCCGGCCAACCCTTTTGGCCCAGTCTCAGGCGCACAG CACTCGGCCGCCTCTAGTCCCTCCAGTCAGAGTCCCCTCAGAGCTCCAGGACAGGACCCCTTTGCACAGCTCTCTCTCAAGGATTTCTTGTAG
- the picalma gene encoding phosphatidylinositol binding clathrin assembly protein a isoform X21 → MSGQSITDRITAAQHSVTGSAVSKTVCKATTHEIMGPKKKHLDYLIQCTNEMNVNIPQLADTLFERTTNTSWVVVFKSLIATHHLMVYGNERFIQYLASRNTLFNLSNFLDKSGLQGYDMSTFIRRYSRYLNEKAVSYRQVAFDFTKVKRGADGVMRTMNTEKLLKTIPIIQNQMDALLDFNVNANELTNGVINAAFMLLFKDAIRLFAAYNEGIINLLEKYFDMKKTQCKEGLDIYKKFLTRMTRISEFLKVAEQVGIDRGDIPDLSQAPSSLLDALEQHLASLEGKKVKDSTAASRASTLSNAVSSLANTGISFTKVDEREKQAALEEEQARLKALKRLKELSKKPPSSATTAASPVSTGGSINTAPAIDLFSTPSSTNSTSKMPSDLLDLQPTFQPTLPLSTGLPVANTWGDSFCGPAPYPNTPLFQSEPSAVAGLFGGFSASPAPQPQTSRGLNVDFDSVFGNQSTSANSADAAVALSNQGLTLSAQQPGKLVSDDLDSSLANLVGNLGIGNGTTKNDLHWSQPGEKRLTGGTNWQPKTAPSTTWNPATMAPSVMAFPATTPTGMMAYGMPPQMGSVAMMTQPTMMYTQPVMRPANPFGPVSGAQHSAASSPSSQSPLRAPGQDPFAQLSLKDFL, encoded by the exons ACCTGATTCAGTGCACCAATGAGATGAACGTGAACATCCCACAGCTGGCCGACACGCTGTTTGAGAGGACCACCAACACCAGCTGGGTGGTCGTCTTCAAGTCTCTCATCGCAACACACCACCTCATGGTCTACGGCAACGAg AGGTTTATTCAGTACTTGGCCTCAAGAAACACATTATTCAACCTCAGTAATTTTTTGGACAAAAGTGGGTTACAAG GCTATGACATGTCAACCTTCATCCGAAGGTATAGCCGCTATCTGAATGAGAAGGCTGTGTCTTACCGCCAAGTCGCTTTTGACTTCACAAAAGTAAAAAGAGG ggCGGATGGGGTCATGAGGACGATGAACACTGAGAAACTCTTGAAGACCATCCCAATCATCCAGAATCAGATGGATGCCCTTCTTGATTTCAAT GTCAATGCCAATGAACTCACAAATGGGGTCATCAATGCTGCCTTCATGCTTCTGTTCAAAGATGCCATACGACTGTTTGCTGCCTATAATGAAGGGATAATCAACCTACTTG AGAAGTACTTTGATATGAAGAAAACCCAGTGTAAAGAGGGTCTTGACATTTACAAGAAATTCCTCACGCGAATGACAAGAATCTCAGAGTTTCTCAAAGTTGCTGAG CAAGTGGGAATTGACCGAGGCGATATACCAGATCTCTCCCAG GCCCCAAGCAGCCTTCTGGACGCATTAGAACAGCACTTGGCTTCCTtagaagggaaaaaagtgaaagattCCACAGCAGCAAGCAG AGCCAGCACTCTGTCCAACGCCGTCTCCTCACTAGCCAACACGGGCATATCCTTCACCAAAGTGGATGAAAGGGAAAAACAGGCCGCTCTAGAGGAGGAGCAGGCTCGCTTGAAAGCTCTTAAG CGTCTCAAAGAACTCTCCAAGAAGCCCCCCTCCTCCGCCACCACGGCTGCATCTCCCGTGTCAACAGGAGGGAGCATCAACACCGCCCCTGCCATCGACCTTTTCTCAACACCCAGCTCCACAAACAG CACTTCGAAGATGCCGAGTGACCTCCTGGACCTGCAGCCAACATTTCAGCCAACACTGCCTCTCTCAACAGGCTTGCCTGTGGCAAACACCTGGGGGG ACTCCTTCTGTGGTCCAGCACCTTACCCTAACACTCCTCTCTTCCAATCTGAGCCCTCTGCTGTAGCAGGCCTATTTGGAG GGTTCTCAGCATCTCCTGCCCCTCAACCACAGACCTCAAGAGGCCTTAACGTTGACTTTGACTCTGTGTTTGGCAATCAGTCAACCTCTGCTAACAGCGCCGACGCTGCTG TAGCCCTCTCCAACCAGGGACTGACCCTCAGCGCTCAGCAGCCAGGCAAACTGGTGTCGGATGACTTGGACTCTTCCTTGGCCAACCTCGTGGGCA ATCTTGGAATTGGTAATGgaacaacaaaaaa TGACCTTCACTGGAGTCAGCCTGGGGAGAAGAGACTAACAGGTGGAACAAACTGGCAACCAAAGACTGCCCCTTCAACCACATGGAACCCTGCCACCATG GCACCATCTGTCATGGCCTTCCCTGCAACGACGCCCACAGGAATGATGGCATATGGAATG CCTCCTCAGATGGGCTCCGTGGCTATGATGACTCAGCCCACCATGATGTACACCCAGCCGGTCATGAGGCCGGCCAACCCTTTTGGCCCAGTCTCAGGCGCACAG CACTCGGCCGCCTCTAGTCCCTCCAGTCAGAGTCCCCTCAGAGCTCCAGGACAGGACCCCTTTGCACAGCTCTCTCTCAAGGATTTCTTGTAG